One segment of Streptomyces sp. TG1A-8 DNA contains the following:
- a CDS encoding copper resistance protein CopC, producing MTRTITPRLRALVLLLLAVTGALFAGAAPASAHAALTGSAPAQGVVVDEAPSQVSLTFSEKVAMNDDSLRVLDPRGGKVEVGPPANVSGTTYAVRLRSGLGKGTYTVTYQVVSEDSHPVSGAYTFSVGAPSRTTVVGAGTAAGGGAVGALYAFGRYVSYAGFIVLVGGAAFVLACWQRGSGVRALQRLVVGGWLTLTAATLWLLLLRGAYTTTGSLGDAFDLGLLGEVLHTKTGATLVSRLLLLSAAALFIAVLFGAHAKREEGAEKRDLTFGLATGGGVVAAGLAASWAMAEHASTGLQPDIAMPVDIVHLLAVAAWLGGLAALLVALYRAPAGTPVEAGAVHRFSRLAFGSVLALVATGVYQSWRQLGSWAAFTGTRYGQLLLVKIALVALLVGIAWTSRRWTGRLVDAHAVVQAVQTVQTAQQPGKERTAASGDARGSDPDGAGGGRDAATGGDRGTGGDRDTGAGETVTGDGKRAAQLARQRAAVDAARRKRLRDADPNRFGLRRSVLAEAGVAVVLLAVTTALTQTEPGRTEQAAEAAAPSSATSPADSSGALTLDMPFDTGGTGGRGLIRVDLDPARVGANELRLSVRRPDGRAFDVPEVKVALTLEAKRLGPLPVAPDHVTTGHWAASGVQIPVAGDWRVAVTVRTSDIDQVTVSKNAQIG from the coding sequence TTGACGCGGACCATCACCCCCCGCCTGCGCGCCCTGGTGCTGCTGCTGCTCGCCGTCACCGGGGCGCTGTTCGCGGGCGCCGCTCCGGCGTCCGCGCACGCCGCGCTGACCGGCAGCGCCCCCGCACAGGGGGTGGTGGTCGACGAGGCACCGTCCCAGGTGTCGCTCACCTTCTCCGAGAAGGTGGCGATGAACGACGACTCCCTGCGGGTCCTCGACCCGCGGGGCGGGAAGGTCGAGGTGGGCCCGCCCGCCAACGTGAGCGGGACGACGTACGCCGTGCGGCTGAGGAGCGGCCTCGGCAAGGGCACCTACACGGTCACCTACCAGGTCGTCTCGGAGGACAGCCACCCCGTCTCCGGCGCCTACACCTTCTCCGTCGGGGCGCCCTCGCGCACCACGGTCGTCGGCGCCGGGACCGCGGCGGGCGGCGGAGCCGTCGGCGCGCTCTACGCGTTCGGGCGGTACGTGTCGTACGCCGGCTTCATCGTCCTCGTGGGCGGCGCCGCCTTCGTGCTGGCCTGCTGGCAGCGCGGCTCCGGGGTACGGGCCCTGCAGCGGCTCGTGGTCGGCGGCTGGCTCACGCTCACCGCGGCCACCCTGTGGCTGCTGCTCCTGCGCGGCGCGTACACCACGACCGGGAGCCTCGGCGACGCCTTCGACCTCGGCCTGCTGGGCGAGGTGCTGCACACCAAGACCGGCGCCACGCTGGTCTCCCGGCTGCTGCTGCTGTCCGCCGCCGCGCTGTTCATCGCCGTCCTCTTCGGCGCCCACGCCAAGCGGGAGGAGGGCGCGGAGAAGCGCGACCTGACCTTCGGGCTCGCCACCGGCGGAGGGGTCGTGGCCGCCGGGCTCGCCGCGAGCTGGGCCATGGCCGAGCACGCCTCCACCGGGCTCCAGCCGGACATCGCCATGCCCGTCGACATCGTCCACCTGCTGGCCGTGGCCGCCTGGCTGGGCGGACTGGCCGCCCTGCTCGTCGCCCTGTACCGGGCGCCCGCCGGGACGCCGGTGGAGGCCGGCGCCGTCCACCGCTTCTCCCGCCTCGCCTTCGGCTCCGTGCTCGCCCTGGTGGCCACCGGCGTCTACCAGTCCTGGCGCCAGCTCGGCTCCTGGGCGGCGTTCACCGGCACCCGGTACGGGCAGTTGCTGCTGGTCAAGATCGCCCTGGTGGCGCTGCTGGTCGGCATCGCGTGGACGTCCCGGCGGTGGACGGGCCGGCTCGTGGACGCGCACGCCGTCGTACAGGCCGTACAGACCGTGCAGACCGCGCAGCAGCCCGGGAAGGAGCGCACCGCCGCGTCGGGGGACGCTCGCGGGAGCGACCCCGACGGTGCCGGCGGCGGCCGGGACGCCGCGACCGGCGGGGACCGGGGCACCGGCGGGGACCGGGACACCGGTGCCGGGGAGACCGTGACCGGCGACGGCAAGCGGGCCGCCCAGCTGGCCCGGCAGCGGGCCGCCGTGGACGCCGCCCGGCGCAAGCGGCTGCGGGACGCCGACCCCAACCGCTTCGGACTGCGCCGCTCGGTGCTGGCCGAAGCGGGCGTCGCGGTGGTCCTGCTCGCCGTCACCACCGCGCTCACCCAGACCGAGCCGGGCCGCACCGAGCAGGCCGCCGAGGCCGCCGCCCCGTCCTCCGCCACCAGCCCGGCCGACTCCTCGGGCGCGCTGACCCTCGACATGCCCTTCGACACCGGCGGCACCGGCGGCCGGGGCCTCATCCGCGTCGACCTCGACCCCGCGCGCGTGGGCGCCAACGAGCTGCGCCTGTCCGTGCGGCGTCCCGACGGGCGCGCCTTCGACGTCCCCGAGGTGAAGGTCGCCCTCACCCTGGAGGCGAAGAGGCTCGGCCCGCTTCCGGTCGCCCCCGACCACGTCACCACCGGTCACTGGGCGGCGAGCGGCGTGCAGATCCCCGTGGCGGGTGACTGGAGGGTCGCCGTGACCGTGCGGACCTCCGACATCGACCAGGTGACCGTCTCCAAGAACGCGCAGATCGGCTGA
- a CDS encoding copper chaperone PCu(A)C yields MRRRAALTAAALAAGLVLTGCSGSGSGAGGAELSVSGPYMPQPVSADMAAGFLTITNAGGARDELTSVSSDVAGRVTMHSTVGGTMEEKTSFVVPAHGRLVFASGGNHLMFEGLKRKPVRGQTVTVRLTFAESGTRTVEMPVKSATYNPTTGH; encoded by the coding sequence ATGAGGCGTCGCGCCGCCCTGACCGCGGCCGCGCTGGCCGCCGGCCTCGTCCTCACGGGCTGCTCCGGGTCCGGGTCCGGAGCCGGTGGGGCCGAGCTGTCCGTGAGCGGGCCGTACATGCCCCAGCCGGTCTCCGCCGACATGGCGGCCGGCTTCCTGACGATCACCAACGCAGGTGGCGCGCGGGACGAGCTGACCTCGGTCAGCAGTGACGTCGCCGGCCGGGTCACCATGCACAGCACCGTCGGCGGCACCATGGAGGAGAAGACCTCCTTCGTCGTCCCCGCGCACGGCCGCCTCGTGTTCGCCAGCGGTGGCAACCACCTGATGTTCGAGGGGCTGAAGCGCAAGCCGGTGCGGGGCCAGACGGTGACCGTGCGGCTGACCTTCGCCGAGTCCGGGACCCGTACCGTCGAGATGCCGGTGAAGTCCGCCACGTACAACCCGACGACCGGCCACTGA
- a CDS encoding SCO family protein, protein MRKKTFAAAALLAAATLTLSACGSGDEGGSPVAAVSQEAGSAKAATVLDPPFKKPDLVLTDTHGKKYDLRARTEGHPTLLYFGYTHCPDICPATMSNIAVAKKALPRDERDDLRVVFVTTDPGRDTPAELGKWLKGIDPQFIGLTGDFPAVQAGARSLGISIEATRKDKNGELVSVHGTQVVAFSPKTNGGYVLYGEDATVDDYTKDLPKLVEGARP, encoded by the coding sequence ATGCGCAAGAAGACGTTCGCCGCGGCCGCGCTGCTCGCCGCCGCCACCCTGACCCTCTCCGCCTGCGGCAGCGGTGACGAGGGCGGCTCACCGGTCGCCGCGGTCTCCCAGGAGGCCGGCTCCGCCAAGGCGGCCACCGTTCTCGACCCGCCGTTCAAGAAGCCGGACCTGGTGCTCACCGACACCCACGGCAAGAAGTACGACCTGCGCGCGCGGACCGAGGGCCACCCCACCCTGCTCTACTTCGGCTACACGCACTGCCCCGACATCTGCCCGGCGACGATGAGCAACATCGCCGTCGCCAAGAAGGCGCTGCCCCGGGACGAGCGGGACGACCTCAGGGTCGTGTTCGTCACCACCGACCCCGGCCGCGACACCCCGGCCGAACTGGGCAAGTGGCTCAAGGGCATCGACCCGCAGTTCATCGGCCTGACCGGTGACTTCCCCGCCGTGCAGGCCGGTGCCCGCTCCCTGGGCATCTCCATCGAGGCGACGAGGAAGGACAAGAACGGCGAGCTCGTCTCGGTCCACGGCACCCAGGTCGTCGCGTTCTCGCCGAAGACCAACGGCGGGTACGTCCTCTACGGCGAGGACGCCACGGTCGACGACTACACCAAGGACCTCCCGAAGCTGGTCGAGGGGGCCAGGCCATGA
- a CDS encoding YcnI family protein, whose protein sequence is MQVSRTASRVTAATAVAGTAVLALSAPAFAHVTVQPEGTAAKGGYAVIDFKVPNERDNASTTKLEVNLPADHPLASVMPEPVAGWSVKVTKSTLDKPLTLHGEKIAQAVTKVTWTADGKGIQPGYFQKFPLSVGALPEDTDQLVFKAIQTYSNHEVVRWIEVQQEGQDEPENPAPALELSAADDDHATPAAGDTDSDSDSGKETAADGGSGGGSDTTARVLGIAGIVIGAAGVAYGVLVGRRRTA, encoded by the coding sequence ATGCAGGTTTCCCGTACCGCCTCCCGTGTCACCGCCGCCACCGCCGTCGCCGGCACGGCCGTCCTGGCCCTGTCCGCCCCGGCCTTCGCGCACGTCACCGTGCAGCCCGAGGGCACCGCGGCCAAGGGCGGTTACGCCGTCATCGACTTCAAGGTCCCCAACGAGCGCGACAACGCCTCGACCACCAAGCTGGAGGTGAACCTCCCCGCCGACCACCCGCTCGCCTCGGTCATGCCCGAGCCCGTCGCCGGCTGGAGCGTGAAGGTCACCAAGTCCACGCTGGACAAGCCGCTGACCCTGCACGGCGAGAAGATCGCCCAGGCCGTCACCAAGGTCACCTGGACCGCCGACGGCAAGGGCATCCAGCCCGGCTACTTCCAGAAGTTCCCGCTCTCCGTCGGCGCCCTGCCCGAGGACACCGACCAGCTCGTCTTCAAGGCGATCCAGACGTACTCCAACCACGAGGTCGTGCGCTGGATCGAGGTGCAGCAGGAGGGCCAGGACGAGCCCGAGAACCCGGCCCCGGCGCTGGAGCTGTCCGCCGCCGACGACGACCACGCCACCCCCGCGGCAGGGGACACCGACTCCGACTCCGACTCCGGCAAGGAGACGGCCGCCGACGGGGGTTCGGGCGGTGGCAGTGACACCACCGCGCGGGTGCTCGGCATCGCCGGCATCGTCATCGGCGCCGCGGGCGTCGCCTACGGCGTCCTCGTGGGCCGCCGCCGGACCGCCTGA